A window of the Lepus europaeus isolate LE1 chromosome 5, mLepTim1.pri, whole genome shotgun sequence genome harbors these coding sequences:
- the XCL1 gene encoding lymphotactin produces MKLLLLVLLGTCCLTTSIVYGVGSEVPEKSICVSLTTQPLPVNRIRTYTIKEGPMKAVIFITKRGLKVCADPQAKWVKAAIKNVDSKPNTRRSTTQTQPTGTQQSTRRAVTLTA; encoded by the exons ATGAAACTTCTGCTCCTGGTCCTCCTCGGCACCTGCTGTCTCACCACATCCATTGTGTACG GTGTGGGGAGTGAAGTTCCAGAAAAGAGTATCTGTGTCAGTCTGACTACCCAGCCACTGCCAGTGAACAGGATCAGGACCTACACCATCAAGGAGGGCCCCATGAAAGCAGTAAT TTTTATTACCAAACGTGGCCTAAAAGTCTGTGCTGATCCACAAGCCAAGTGGGTGAAAGCAGCAATCAAAAATGTGGATAGCAAGCCCAACACCAGAAGGAGCACCACCCAGACCCAGCCTACAGGAACCCAACAGTCCACCAGGAGAGCTGTGACCCTGACTGCATAG